In Myxocyprinus asiaticus isolate MX2 ecotype Aquarium Trade chromosome 12, UBuf_Myxa_2, whole genome shotgun sequence, the DNA window ccaacaggaagtcggctactttggattgaatgtgcattttttgaaaattacaGGCCTTGAACTTTTAAATattcctcctaggtgattcatgagactgtcaccacatttagaaaacattatgccaagacattgaagatgttaaattgtgaacatattttgatatagcgaatggtgttgccatggcgaggcattaaattattggcgaaaaatgggaaacaggaattGTCTCATATCTTCTATGTACAATgtatgatttagatcaaaattgaagaATTCCCATTTGACTTCATCAGGGCAAATCAGTGAAATACTGGTATAGATCTTAACAAATATGCATATCACATTCAAAAGTTAATTACATTCCAGACTTCTAAGCTAAAAGTCTAGACATACCTATCATGTTTAATGGATATTTCTTTATCCTGTATTAATGAAGGGTTAGTGGGATGTCTGTTTTAAATCAAATTTGAAATGGTGTGATAAGCTTAAGTTTCATGTTCATGACAGTGTAGTCCCTAATTTTAGATATGCACAAATGCTGAGCATGGACAATGTCCTGTGACCGATCATTATTTACAGTGTTAACAATATAAAATTACTGTCCCTTGGACTGGAGAGCAGTCATATGTTATTTCTATAGTTAGCCATTTAGCACAAAGCCTTaccatgtcatttttattttactgtattttatttggtAGGATATGTAATCACAGCTGTACTTTAGGATGTCACATTTTAttgtgtaaaaacaaacaaaaaacaaataaaagcaccAATCTGTTTGTGTACTCGATCTCCTCAGGAAGTTTCTCCcctgaatgaaagaaagaacatCCATTATTGTGACAGTCATCcagatatgttttaaaaaaaaaaaagagtccacAAAGGTTATAGTAAAAATCAGAGTGTGGTGTTTGACTGGTGAGCTCACTCTTTAAACTTCCACTCCTGACGGCACATGGGGCACTGCTGCTGCACCTGCTGTGAGTTCAGCCACTTCAGGATGCAGTGCATGTGGAAACAATGAGAGCACTGACCCCAGACCAGTGGGCAGTCGTCTCCTGGAACCTTACCTAATTAAACCAGAGAACATTTCATTGTGTTACAACAGTGAATATATATGGCAGTGGCAGAATTAGGGTTTCAAAAGAAAGCAGTTTAGGTGCAGATGGCAGTTTTGTCTTTGATAAAGTCAGATTAGGTCACTCACAATCTGGACAGCAGCCATTGAATGGTGCTCGGCAGATGCCGCAGTTTTCATCATTAGCCACCCACAACCAGGATGCCACACCATTCCACTGCTTAATTTTTACCTTCATCTTCTCTGGAGATTGACAAAATATGGTATTAGATGGTACTCGTTCAGTGCCATGGTATACCATTTTCATATACCGTGgtattaaggaatagttcaccaaaaatgtaaaattctctcatcatttactcaccctcatgcaattccagatgtgtgactgttttttgcagaacacaaatggagatttttagaatatctcagctttgtagggccatacaatgcaagtgaatggtgaccaaaattttgaaggtcaaaaaagcacataaagtcagcataaaagcaatccatacgactccagtggtttaatccatgtcttcagaagcgatatgaaatgcgtgggtgagaaacagaagatcaatatttaaagagttcacccaaaaaattaaaattctcctatcatttactcaccctcatgccatcacaggtgTGGATGACATACTTTctcttcagcagtacacaaagatttttagaagaatatctcagctctgtaggttcatagaatgcaagtggatggtgatcagcactttaaagctccaaaaagcacagagtcatattaaaagttatccatacaactccagtgattaaattaatATCTACTAAAGCAATATGATCGCTTTTGGCATGTAACAGATCCATAggagtccttttcactataattgttaaCTTCTGGTCGCTCTCAAATGCGCatccatgaggggaatcagttcacaCTGCCTCTCTTGTGACGCAAGCGTGCTagaatgttcaaatgaaagcaaagcgAAAAAAAGAAAGCACAACCAATGAAACTTGTGAATAGCGTTCTCTTTTAAACAAATCAAGCTGCACTTCCGGTTCTGTcatgtcagttctcacgtgtacATGCCAATGCATTTACCTCACGCGAGAGGCAGtgtgaactgattcccctcatggacACGCTTTGGAGTGCGACCGAAGTAAACAATTACAGTGTAACGGACTCAAATAGGgatctatttctcaccaaaagcgatcgtaccGCCTAGATAGTGATCACTgtagaaaaaattaatttaaccactagagtcacatggattacttttactatgattgtctgtgcttttttaaagctttaaagtgacaatcaccatccacttgcattgtattgacccacagagctgagattcttctaaaactcttcgtttgtgttcagcagaagaaagtaagtcatacacagctgggatggcataaaggtgagtaaatgatgacagaatttccattttttggtgaactaaccctttaagcccttttttactataaactctcctccctgcccagtaggtggcgatatgcacaaagattgtgaatcgccaaaaacaaaagaatgtgaaagtagagactggtagtaaaataggacttaaatatttgatttgtttttcaaccacacttatatcgcttctgaagatatggattaaaccactggagtcgtatggattgcttttatgatgactttgtgcttttttgagcttcaaaattttggtcaccattcacttgcattatgaggaccaacagagctgaaatattcttctaaaaatccttatttgTGTACTgtagaagaaagacagtcatacacatctaggatggcatgagggtaagtaaatgggtggaactattcctttaatacttcaAAGTACatatcttaaaaaataaacaacatagaATTAACATGGTACATGGCACTACTTTGATACCATGTCCCAGGGATGCAAACACATGGGAGGTGAAAAAGCTGAGAAAGTCAAagcaggtgttccagatgtatattttctagtggtcaaccgatatgttttttttttttttttaatggccgatgccaatatccagagagcagggtgggcGATAGGcaaatacaatgccgatatataacacaatttaatatagtaaataacaaacataaaattgctaaaaaataataataataaactcttatttagcactatatttactcaatttcacacaaaactttaactttgtaaaaaagaatctaaaaaaataatattgtattttaaatggttgatagcagtttcttctgatttctgtttagtcatcagattgtagtaatttatttgcacatgaagaaattgttcatatattaggaagaaggaaataacagtacacacagttgtccagcaaccatggatggcatgtgcacattaacaatcgcattttctcaaaacatgccaaatcaaaccaattgtacatacagtgcatagtgaataagaaatTTACTTACAGcgcacgtgaagtgcttttactttgaagttgcaccagagactatttaacagagacgagccacttttattaaaatgaatggaaaaaaattaGAACACCCAACTGCAGCCAATGGTCAACAGATatagataggaagtcccgccttacaggtaaaagagccaatcaccttttaaatacagacgtcgcctgtcaatcaactcgagaacgtgcatgggCATTAGCTATAACAcctgggaaaattgcgttttttagcataatctgaggtaaagaatcaacttttatgataccagtgttgtcagattttactgctgatttgaaatatgttctttgatcgtaatcttgaccaaccgttttggagattttggtctttcttcattcaagtagataggagctgcactttcatgactggaaatagcctcccgaaagcattccaaacatggcctacagtggactgacttgctagaaaagatttggttgcactcacgcgctcatgTTTAACCAGCaagagcagcaatctcctgacagtttaatcGGCCTGGATCGACTGCTTGGATTGTCGTCaagatttgtgaatgagaggaacttttgatcctgtgCCTGGTTGCATAAAGCAGTTTCCCTTAAACTTAAGGGTGTTGCAGAAAATAACCCTTAAGTATTACTATAGG includes these proteins:
- the anapc11 gene encoding anaphase-promoting complex subunit 11 isoform X1 is translated as MKVKIKQWNGVASWLWVANDENCGICRAPFNGCCPDCKVPGDDCPLVWGQCSHCFHMHCILKWLNSQQVQQQCPMCRQEWKFKEGETS
- the anapc11 gene encoding anaphase-promoting complex subunit 11 isoform X2 translates to MKVKIKQWNGVASWLWVANDENCGICRAPFNGCCPDCKVPGDDCPLVWGQCSHCFHMHCILKWLNSQQVQQQCPMCRQEWKFKE